Proteins encoded within one genomic window of Mesobacillus subterraneus:
- a CDS encoding TatD family hydrolase produces MLFDTHVHLNAEQFNEDLQEVIDRAIAEGVTNMVVVGFDEITIKKAIELAESYDFLYASVGWHPVDAIDMTQEHLDWLKELASHPKVVALGEMGLDYYWDKSPKEIQKEVFRKQIRLAKEVNLPIIIHNRDATADIVEILKEENAGEVGGIMHCFSGSVETALECVEMNFYISLGGPVTFKNAKKPKEVAEAIPLDRLLVETDCPYLTPHPYRGKRNEPAYVKLVAQQVAELKGLTFEEVADKTAKNAKKLFGIK; encoded by the coding sequence ATGCTTTTTGATACACACGTGCACTTAAACGCAGAACAATTCAACGAAGATCTCCAGGAGGTCATTGACCGCGCAATCGCTGAAGGTGTGACGAATATGGTAGTTGTCGGTTTCGATGAAATAACGATAAAAAAAGCAATAGAGCTCGCCGAAAGCTATGATTTTCTTTATGCGAGTGTAGGGTGGCATCCAGTTGATGCAATCGACATGACCCAGGAGCATCTGGACTGGCTAAAAGAATTGGCGAGCCATCCCAAAGTAGTCGCACTTGGAGAAATGGGACTGGATTATTATTGGGACAAGTCACCGAAGGAGATCCAGAAAGAGGTCTTCCGCAAACAAATCAGGCTGGCAAAAGAAGTGAATCTTCCTATCATCATACATAATCGTGACGCAACAGCAGACATAGTGGAAATTCTAAAGGAAGAAAATGCCGGAGAAGTTGGCGGGATCATGCATTGTTTCAGCGGCAGCGTGGAAACAGCACTTGAATGCGTTGAAATGAACTTCTATATTTCGCTTGGCGGTCCTGTTACTTTTAAAAATGCAAAAAAACCGAAGGAAGTAGCAGAGGCCATTCCGCTAGACCGTCTTTTGGTCGAGACTGACTGCCCATACTTGACGCCCCATCCTTATCGCGGAAAGAGAAATGAGCCTGCCTATGTAAAATTGGTAGCACAACAAGTTGCAGAACTGAAAGGTTTGACTTTTGAGGAAGTGGCAGACAAAACGGCTAAAAATGCAAAAAAATTATTCGGCATAAAGTGA